A genomic stretch from Candidatus Rokuibacteriota bacterium includes:
- a CDS encoding deoxyribonuclease IV, with amino-acid sequence MSIAGGLHLALERGKAVGCSVVQLFLKNQVQWQGKALTQAEVAEFKRVQGETGIRLSFAHATYLINLASPVESEWRRSVDAFHDELERAEALGLPFVVIHPGSHKGSGLDAGIARIVAALDELCARTAGYRVKVCLENTAGAGNTLGARFEELAAVLERARLPERLGICLDTCHLFAAGYDIRTLAGYATTLAAFERAVGAKRLLAFHLNDAKQGLGSGLDRHEHIGKGKIGLAGFRRILSDRRFARLPMVLETPKEGNADARNLATLRRLRRRSSVRARASR; translated from the coding sequence ATGTCGATCGCGGGAGGTCTCCACCTGGCCCTCGAGCGGGGGAAGGCCGTCGGGTGCTCCGTCGTCCAGCTCTTCCTGAAGAACCAGGTCCAGTGGCAGGGGAAGGCGCTGACCCAGGCCGAGGTGGCCGAGTTCAAGCGGGTCCAGGGGGAGACCGGGATCCGCCTGAGCTTTGCCCACGCGACCTATCTGATCAACCTCGCCTCACCGGTGGAGAGCGAGTGGCGGAGGTCGGTGGACGCCTTTCACGATGAGCTCGAGCGCGCCGAAGCGCTAGGGCTCCCGTTCGTCGTGATCCACCCGGGCTCCCACAAGGGGAGCGGGCTGGATGCCGGCATCGCCCGCATCGTGGCAGCGCTGGACGAGCTCTGCGCGCGAACGGCGGGCTACCGGGTCAAGGTCTGCCTGGAGAACACCGCGGGGGCGGGGAATACGCTCGGGGCGCGGTTCGAGGAGCTGGCCGCCGTCCTGGAGCGCGCGCGCCTCCCCGAGCGCCTCGGCATCTGCCTCGACACCTGCCACCTCTTCGCCGCCGGCTACGACATCCGGACGCTCGCCGGCTATGCGACGACGCTGGCCGCCTTTGAGCGGGCGGTCGGCGCGAAGCGGCTCCTCGCCTTTCACCTGAACGATGCCAAGCAGGGGCTCGGCTCGGGCCTCGACCGTCACGAGCACATCGGCAAGGGGAAGATCGGGCTCGCGGGATTTCGCCGGATCCTGAGCGACCGGCGCTTCGCCCGCTTGCCCATGGTGCTGGAGACCCCCAAGGAAGGCAACGCCGACGCGCGGAACCTCGCCACGCTCCGCCGCCTGAGACGTAGGTCGTCTGTCCGAGCTCGCGCCAGCAGGTGA
- a CDS encoding SRPBCC family protein: MPDHILETRLWLPGPRPEVFAFFAEPANLTAVTPRWLGLTLLTVPPELEAGAVIDCQVRWLGVPLRWRSMIREYDPPYRFVDVQLWGPYARWEHRHLFLEGTAAGEGETAIGTWVEDRVTYQLPFGALGRCLHALLVRRQLEAIFAYRRVRLLERFEARR; the protein is encoded by the coding sequence ATGCCGGATCACATTCTCGAGACGCGGCTCTGGCTTCCCGGCCCGCGCCCCGAGGTCTTTGCCTTCTTCGCCGAGCCCGCGAACCTCACGGCCGTCACGCCGCGCTGGCTCGGGCTGACCCTCCTCACCGTGCCACCCGAGCTCGAGGCCGGGGCCGTCATCGACTGCCAGGTCCGCTGGCTCGGCGTTCCGCTCCGCTGGCGCTCGATGATCCGCGAGTACGACCCGCCGTACCGCTTCGTGGACGTCCAGCTCTGGGGCCCGTACGCGCGCTGGGAGCACCGGCACCTCTTTCTCGAGGGCACGGCGGCAGGGGAGGGGGAGACGGCGATCGGCACGTGGGTCGAGGACCGCGTGACCTACCAGCTCCCGTTTGGCGCGCTCGGGCGCTGCCTCCACGCGCTCCTCGTGCGCCGCCAGCTCGAAGCGATCTTCGCCTACCGCCGGGTGCGCCTCCTCGAGCGCTTCGAGGCGCGTCGGTGA
- a CDS encoding DMT family transporter: MPLPSQTRAYVALLLIVTLWGSYPATAKLALADLPPFVLVTFRCLLASVFLAVLLARRGIEEAKGLAWSDLRGLGFLAFSGIFLSTGFTYLAIYLTTASNAVILQASTPVLVALGARVYLKERLTRLQWAGIACSAAGVLLVITKGGWAALSPAALHVGDFLVLFAISGWSAYTIYGKRVLTVHSPALATTAAYVLGSLMLVPLALATVPLFPAPRLSSATAWAVVLYQALLGALAHVWWYEAVKAVGASRSAIFMNFQPVVGVLLAAAMLGERPGPAQLLGGLAVLVGVTLTTRQR; encoded by the coding sequence GTGCCCCTGCCGAGTCAAACCCGCGCCTACGTCGCGCTCCTCCTCATCGTCACGCTCTGGGGCAGCTATCCGGCGACGGCCAAGCTGGCGCTCGCCGACCTCCCGCCCTTCGTCCTGGTGACCTTCCGCTGCCTCCTCGCGTCGGTCTTCCTCGCCGTCCTCCTCGCGCGACGCGGCATCGAGGAGGCCAAGGGACTCGCGTGGAGCGACCTCCGGGGGCTCGGCTTCCTCGCCTTCTCGGGAATCTTCCTCTCCACCGGCTTCACCTACCTCGCGATCTACCTGACCACTGCCTCCAACGCCGTGATCCTGCAGGCCAGCACCCCTGTCCTCGTCGCGCTCGGAGCGCGCGTCTACCTCAAGGAGCGCCTCACCCGGCTCCAGTGGGCCGGCATCGCGTGCTCGGCCGCCGGGGTCCTCCTCGTCATCACCAAAGGCGGCTGGGCCGCGCTGAGCCCGGCGGCACTTCACGTCGGCGACTTCCTCGTCCTCTTCGCGATCTCCGGCTGGAGCGCCTACACGATTTACGGCAAGCGCGTCCTGACCGTCCACTCCCCCGCCCTCGCCACCACCGCAGCCTACGTCCTGGGCTCCCTCATGCTCGTGCCGCTCGCCCTCGCGACGGTCCCGCTCTTCCCGGCACCGCGCCTCAGCTCGGCGACCGCCTGGGCCGTGGTCCTCTACCAGGCGCTTCTCGGCGCCCTCGCCCACGTCTGGTGGTACGAGGCCGTGAAGGCGGTGGGGGCGAGCCGATCGGCGATCTTCATGAACTTCCAGCCGGTGGTGGGCGTGCTTCTTGCCGCCGCCATGCTCGGGGAGAGGCCCGGACCCGCCCAGCTCCTCGGTGGCCTCGCTGTCCTCGTCGGCGTCACCCTCACGACGCGCCAGAGATAG